From Candidatus Sphingomonas colombiensis, one genomic window encodes:
- a CDS encoding MFS transporter has translation MATVVAQDHDAEPSKADIKLVISASALGTVFEWYDFFIYGTLAASGIIGRTFFPAGNETLQTLLAWAGFAVGFGFRPIGAVLFGYLGDRLGRKYTFLVTITLMGIATAGVGLIPSYDAIGMAAPILVLLLRIAQGLALGGEYGGAAIYVAEHSPRGRSGFYTSFIQAGVVGGFILSLAVILSFKTVLAGPAWESWGWRAPFIFSIALLAVSLWMRLKLSESPVFKAMRAAGEVANNPLRESFTYPGNLKRMAVALFGIAAGLAVIWYTAMFSVLSFLQTTMRLEETTAQLITGAGALMGVAWFVLFGWLSDLVGRKKPIVIGYIMTLILLFPIFQVMGAAANPGLARAAERAPVVVSGPRCAYSPFASQQTDECARLLDYFSKKGVAYTKEVTPVPSVSIGGLPITDHSPAALDKALADAGYDLGRVKPSAGNIALILIAILAITALSGLTYGPVAALLSEMFPPAIRYSSLSMPYHLGTGYFGGFLPFISQYIVARTGNPFAGLWYTWGITLLALIVTILWLKEDRHGHIVA, from the coding sequence ATGGCGACGGTCGTTGCGCAGGATCACGATGCGGAGCCGTCCAAGGCGGACATCAAGCTGGTCATTTCGGCGTCCGCGCTCGGCACCGTTTTCGAATGGTATGATTTCTTCATCTACGGCACGCTCGCCGCGTCGGGGATCATCGGGCGCACCTTCTTCCCGGCCGGCAACGAGACATTGCAGACCCTGCTTGCCTGGGCGGGCTTCGCGGTTGGCTTCGGCTTCCGCCCGATCGGCGCGGTGCTGTTCGGTTATCTGGGTGACCGGCTGGGGCGCAAATACACCTTCCTCGTCACCATCACGCTGATGGGCATCGCCACCGCCGGCGTGGGCCTGATCCCGTCCTATGACGCGATCGGCATGGCCGCGCCGATCCTCGTCCTGTTGCTGCGCATCGCGCAGGGGCTGGCGCTGGGCGGCGAATATGGCGGCGCGGCGATCTATGTCGCCGAACATTCGCCGCGCGGCCGCTCCGGTTTCTACACCAGCTTCATTCAGGCCGGCGTCGTCGGCGGCTTCATTCTGAGCCTCGCGGTGATCCTGTCGTTCAAAACCGTGCTGGCCGGGCCGGCATGGGAAAGCTGGGGCTGGCGCGCGCCGTTCATCTTCTCGATCGCACTGCTTGCGGTATCGCTGTGGATGCGGCTCAAGCTGTCGGAAAGCCCGGTGTTCAAGGCGATGCGCGCGGCGGGCGAGGTGGCAAACAATCCGCTGCGCGAAAGCTTCACCTATCCCGGCAATCTGAAGCGGATGGCAGTCGCGCTGTTCGGCATCGCCGCCGGACTGGCGGTGATCTGGTACACCGCGATGTTCTCGGTCCTTTCCTTCCTCCAGACGACGATGCGGCTGGAAGAGACGACCGCGCAGCTCATCACCGGCGCGGGCGCGCTGATGGGGGTGGCGTGGTTTGTGCTGTTCGGCTGGCTCTCCGATCTGGTCGGGCGCAAGAAACCGATCGTAATCGGCTATATTATGACGCTGATCCTGCTGTTCCCGATCTTCCAGGTGATGGGTGCGGCGGCAAACCCGGGCCTCGCGCGCGCCGCGGAACGCGCGCCGGTGGTGGTTTCCGGCCCGCGATGCGCTTATTCCCCGTTCGCTTCGCAACAGACAGACGAATGCGCCCGGCTGCTCGACTATTTCTCCAAGAAGGGCGTGGCCTACACCAAGGAGGTCACGCCGGTGCCGAGCGTATCGATCGGCGGCTTGCCGATCACCGATCATTCGCCGGCAGCGCTCGACAAGGCGCTGGCGGACGCGGGCTATGATCTCGGCCGGGTGAAGCCGAGCGCGGGCAATATCGCGCTGATCCTGATCGCGATCCTGGCCATCACCGCGCTGTCCGGGCTCACCTATGGCCCCGTCGCAGCGCTGCTGTCGGAGATGTTCCCGCCCGCGATCCGCTATAGCTCGCTATCGATGCCCTATCACCTTGGCACGGGCTATTTCGGCGGATTCCTGCCGTTCATCAGCCAGTATATCGTCGCGCGCACCGGCAATCCCTTCGCCGGCTTGTGGTACACTTGGGGAATCACGTTGCTGGCGCTGATCGTCACCATCCTGTGGTTGAAAGAGGATCGCCACGGGCACATCGTGGCATAA
- a CDS encoding DMT family transporter, producing the protein MIASGAGIALALLSSVTTAAAHALLKAGRDRLAIRALIGAVGAVVLAPVCLFVPLPTAAMLPWLLAANALHTIYQLVLIRSYAANDFAVAYPIARGTAPILTAVLGIAVLGDRIAPPGLLGVALVSGGVMLIAAGRHVAHAGLIAAIAAGLLTTLYTVVDAQAIRLAPLAMTFIAWFFVLDGLIMFPIFAVARRGQVVRLLRAEGRQGMTAGVVTLIAFGSALLALRIAPAGIVSALRETSVLFALLIAVFALGEHVDRRRAIGALVIAAGAVAITLTAV; encoded by the coding sequence ATGATCGCCAGCGGCGCCGGGATCGCGCTCGCGCTGCTGTCGTCGGTCACCACCGCCGCTGCCCATGCGTTGCTCAAGGCGGGGCGGGATCGGCTCGCGATCCGCGCGCTGATCGGGGCCGTCGGTGCGGTGGTGCTGGCCCCCGTCTGCCTGTTCGTCCCGTTGCCGACCGCCGCGATGCTGCCATGGCTGCTCGCCGCCAATGCGCTCCACACCATCTATCAGCTCGTGCTGATCCGCTCTTATGCCGCGAACGATTTCGCCGTTGCCTATCCGATCGCGCGCGGCACCGCGCCGATCCTCACCGCGGTGCTGGGGATAGCGGTGCTGGGGGATCGCATCGCGCCACCGGGCCTGCTGGGGGTGGCGCTGGTGAGCGGCGGCGTCATGCTGATCGCGGCGGGTCGCCATGTCGCGCACGCCGGGCTGATCGCTGCGATCGCGGCCGGGCTGTTGACGACGCTTTATACCGTCGTCGATGCGCAGGCGATCCGCCTCGCCCCGCTGGCGATGACGTTCATCGCGTGGTTCTTCGTGCTCGACGGCCTGATCATGTTCCCGATCTTCGCCGTCGCCCGACGCGGGCAGGTCGTGCGACTGCTACGCGCGGAGGGGCGGCAGGGGATGACGGCGGGCGTGGTCACCTTGATCGCCTTCGGTTCGGCGTTGCTCGCGCTGCGCATCGCCCCGGCGGGCATCGTTTCGGCATTGCGCGAGACGAGCGTGCTCTTCGCGCTGCTGATCGCGGTGTTCGCGCTCGGCGAACATGTCGATCGCCGCCGCGCGATCGGGGCATTGGTGATCGCCGCCGGCGCGGTGGCGATCACGCTCACCGCCGTCTAG
- the alr gene encoding alanine racemase produces MNRSPCRLSLDTSALVHNWRLLDAMSGAAACGAAVKADGYGLGARAVVRRLADAGCRDFFVATWAEARALVDTGVSVSVFHGVRADDMALARLRNARPVLNTPIQVSRWKEAGGGECDVMVDTGMNRLGVSAEDIASGLLDGLRIDTLMTHLASADEDVALNETQRARFAALAGATQARRMSLANSAGIALGADYHLDLVRPGLALYGGIPRTELAAIRQVARPEAQVLQRRRVPAGETVGYNATWTAPADTEVAILNLGYADGYWRAFSGKGHALIGEVRLPVLGRVSMDLIAVDCGAHAVAEGDWLALDYALPGAAAISGMSQYELLTGLGARFDRVWR; encoded by the coding sequence ATGAACCGCTCCCCTTGCCGCCTTTCGCTCGACACCTCGGCACTCGTCCATAACTGGCGCCTGCTCGATGCGATGAGCGGCGCGGCGGCATGCGGCGCGGCGGTGAAGGCGGATGGTTACGGCCTCGGCGCGCGCGCGGTGGTGCGCCGGCTGGCGGACGCCGGGTGTCGCGATTTCTTCGTCGCCACATGGGCAGAGGCGCGCGCGCTGGTCGACACCGGGGTCAGCGTTTCGGTTTTCCACGGCGTCCGCGCGGACGATATGGCGCTGGCGCGGCTGCGCAACGCGCGCCCGGTGCTCAACACCCCGATACAGGTCTCTCGCTGGAAGGAAGCCGGCGGCGGCGAATGTGACGTCATGGTGGATACCGGCATGAACCGCCTCGGCGTGTCGGCTGAGGATATTGCGAGCGGGCTGCTCGATGGGCTGCGCATCGACACGTTGATGACCCACCTCGCCAGCGCCGACGAGGATGTGGCGTTGAACGAAACGCAGCGCGCGCGTTTCGCCGCGCTGGCTGGCGCGACACAGGCGCGGCGGATGAGCCTTGCCAATTCCGCCGGTATCGCGCTGGGCGCGGACTATCACCTCGATCTCGTCCGCCCGGGCCTTGCGCTTTACGGCGGCATCCCGCGCACCGAGCTGGCGGCGATCCGCCAGGTTGCGCGGCCCGAGGCGCAGGTACTGCAACGCCGCCGCGTCCCCGCCGGCGAGACGGTAGGCTATAACGCGACGTGGACCGCGCCCGCCGATACCGAAGTGGCGATACTCAATCTCGGTTATGCCGACGGCTATTGGCGCGCCTTTTCGGGCAAGGGCCATGCGTTGATCGGCGAGGTGCGGCTGCCGGTGCTGGGGCGCGTCTCGATGGACCTGATCGCGGTGGATTGCGGCGCACATGCGGTGGCGGAGGGCGATTGGCTCGCGCTCGATTATGCATTGCCCGGGGCTGCGGCGATCAGCGGCATGTCGCAATATGAGCTGCTGACTGGGCTCGGCGCGCGATTCGATCGGGTATGGCGGTGA